In Fusarium oxysporum f. sp. lycopersici 4287 chromosome 9, whole genome shotgun sequence, the genomic stretch GTTATGGTGCACAAACTAAGGCAGTACCCTAAAGTTAATTCAATCTGAGAAAAACCTCGATCCGGGCTTGCTTTCTAAACATTTAGTCCCTCTCGGTACTCAAGTATGACTCGCCTCGTTCTTCACCGTCTCTGTGCTCGATCAGAGAACCCACATAGTATTTCTCAAAACTGCAATGTGCTTCGGCTCCGATTTGACACTTGTCAAGCTTTTCATCATGAGGCTGTTTGAACCACTAGGAGTTCGCAGCCTGATGCAATACGCCCCAGGCCGTGCGCTGTTACGACATGTCGGCCCAAGTTCCGTATGGTCCGTTGCGATGGTACCTGAAAAATGCAGTCTAGGTTCCCATGATCTTGGGATGATGCTACATATTACGCAGTGCTTAACTTACTGAGAAGTCAAGGCTTTGGTTACCTGAGAGATGTAAAATCTGAAGTCTATGCTATTGTGCTGCCGGGATCTACAAGGTCATGCAGCTAAGCTGTCACAGAATCGCACCAAAGATCTCTCCACAGACAAATGCACCATTTATGCAGCCAAGAAATGCACAAATCGTTCCTTTCTTTCGTCCTTCACTAATGAAAGCCAGCTGATTAGTGAAACAATTCTTATGAAACCGTCCTTTGATGCTGCTCCACCATTTCCTCCAACATGGCAACATGGGTTGTCAAAGGGTTGAGACGAAATGTGCCaacaaaggaaagaaatGCTCCAGAATTTCTGGAAGTTTGGAATCTTGTGTTGAATTCACAAGCCTTTCTCTTGTGATTATGAGTCCCAGTCCTTGGAATCTAAAGTTTGAAGAGAGGATCCCTTAGGGCTACCTATAAACTCGCAAGTCTATTGTGTTTCCTCAGCGTGTATTACACCCATGTAACATCGTTTATTTAAGACTGAATCCTGATCCTACGAACCAGCTTACGGGCACAGCCACAGAGCATCAAATGATAGTGGTGTGCTCTGAAAGCATGAACAATTCCCCTTGTTATGTTACTAACATGTGTTTCACTCGAACGAAATGGCCTACAAGTGAAGAAATGTCCTAACAGCAAATTCTATTCTTCACTCTCTAACTAACTTCTGCGTAGTTTGAGATGCGGACATCTGCCTTTATCACCGCCGCTGCGGTCCTAACTACGTCTGTTAATGCATGGCTTCCTAATACTGAACTTCATGCCTTGAACGAGCGTGACAATGAAATCTTTGTATACCCTCTTCGAACAGAGCCGAACAACAAAAGGTGGCTTCCAGCGACCAAAAAGATCCGGGGAGTAAACCTCGGGTCTCTTTTCATCTATGAGCCCTGGATCGATAGCTAAGAATGGGCCAATACAGGTGGTGAGGGGGAAAAGTCCGAATTTGACTGTGTCATGAACAAAGGACAAGATATTGCGGACAAGAACTTTCAAGCTCATTGGAAACGCTGGATTAATCAAACCGATCTCGACGAGATGTTGAGCTATGGCCTGAATACTATTCGTGTGCCTCTAGGGTATTGGCTAAAGGAAgaccttgttgatgattCAGAGCACTTCCCCAAGGTACATGACAATATCATTTCTTGATATGCTGTAGCTAACATTTGGAGGGTGGTTTGGAATACTTGACTCAACTCTGTGGTTGGGCAAGCGATCGAGGCTTCTACATCATTCTCGAGTAAGTCTCTCAACAAGTTCATGGCATATGCTAACTGTAAAAATAGCCTACACGGTGCCCCGGgtgctcaagaacccaacCAGCCCTTTACGGGTCAATATGCTCCGACAGTTGGGTTCTATAGTGACTATAACTATGGGCGCGCGATCGAATGGCTCGAGTGGATGACCGACATAATCCACACCAAGAAAGAGTATCGCAATGTTGGCATGCTTGGGTTAGTCAATGAGCCGCTGAACTGGGACAAGGCCGTTGATTCGTTGCGAAAGACCTATTATCCCAAGGCCTGCAGTGTACTTACTATCTGATCATCGACTTAATATGATACTAACGATCCATAGGCAATTCGCAAGGTCgaggacaagctcaaggtcaCCAGCAACAACCGCCTTCATATCCATATGATGGGTTCTCTATGGGGCAGCGGAAAGCCAACCGAGTTCCTCAGGGACACCTCATTCACGGCTTTCGACGACCATCGATACCTCAAGTGGGATACGAGTGTTGAAGCTTCCCATGACGCATACATCAAGAAATCTTGTTCCGATGATCGCAACACTGACGGCCCCACGATCGTTGGCGAATGGTTACTAGCTGTGCccgatgatgttgagaagactgATGCTTGGAATCCTCAGACTCAGAAGGAGTTTTACACCAAGTGGTTCTCTGCTCAGGTGCATGCATATGAAGAGAATACTCTTGGATGGGTCTTTTGGACTTGGAAGGCtagtcttggtgatgactATCGCTGGTCTTATAGAGGTGAGCTCCGATTTTCAAAACGTACGACACGATCACTGATAGTAGTAGATGCGGCGAGAACTGGCGTAATTCCCAAAGACCTCGACTCCCTTCCCAGTGTTTGTTGACGAACTACATCTTGTGAACTTTAGGAAAGACGATACAAGAACTTATTGATGCcatttattaatatatattgTACTTTTTATCTAAAGCCCGATTATACCATCGCTATATAAGACTGAATTGACCTTGTGACGATATACCGATAAAACTTGTGTTCCAGAACAGACGTAATTACCTCCTCAATACTAGAaccagccatgatgccaGTCGGTATCCAGCAATGATGGAAATCATAATGCCAACATTTCGTCCCATATGTCCGTTCGAATATCCATACTGGTTCAACACAGCCTGTCCGTCGATCATACACTGGTCCGCCAGGGTTGACTGATACATGCAACGGCATCCATCACCACAGCTATACACTCGATCCGCAAACTCATTGACCATCATACCCTCAAACACATACTTCTGGTAATCCCAGTAGTGGAAGACGTATTTGTAGAAGACATTAAGGATAGTTGGAGGAACCATGAAGCCACCAACAGACATCCACAGACCATTCGCAAAGGCCACCAGTGCGAGGGAGATGACGAAGCTGGGAAATAGGGATGTCATAAAGACAACAAGTGACTCTGCAGCGAGTAGATCGAGGAACAGCCACAGAACCCAGGTGAAAAAGGCCTTTGCAGTTGGCTGGAAGTTGGAAAGCCAGTATGAGATGACCGAGAATAGAATAGAAATAAGAAACAGGTAAGGAACgccgatgaagaagttggataTAATAAGTTCCGCTGCTCCGTAAAGGCCATTGTGGTGTTCTTTGACGTATTGAAGCCTGTCCTCAATGAAAGCAGGGACATAAGCTACTGCCATGAAACTCATAAAGGCTGAGCCAAAAAAGATAGCATTGATGAATGGCTGGATAGACTCTTGTGCAGGATCGAGTCTCACCCAGACAGTGCCCATCATGATAGCGAGACCAAGATACATAGCGATACGAATGCCGTAGGCTACGACATCTCGATAactcttgatgaagcttcgATGGAGGAGAGTCATAGTAAGACTAAACATGCTAGGCCTCTTCTCAATTGTATCGATGTTCCAGTCACCACCCGAAGATTCGGCAGACTTGATTGCAGTGTTGACTTCACTGGCATGTCGTGAGTTTTGCCATGCGGCTTGAAGTGTTTCCAAGTCTCGTGATGCCTCGCCTCTATCCTGGGCGAAATCAATGTTGAccagctcaagaagatgctcGGCAGGGTTGACATATTGAGGTAGCGGTGATCCAACTTCGGCATAGTATGCCGCAACACTGTTTACAGGTCCGAAGTAATGGGTCTTTCCACCAGAGAGGAGGAGCAACTTGTCGAACAAGTTGAAGGTCGAAGTGGATGGTTGATGGATAGAGCAGATGACGATAAGGTTGTTGCGCTTGGCCACGTCGCGAAGATATTTAACAACTTCTAAACTGGCAGCTGAGTCGAGACCACTCGTAGGTTcatcgaggaagagaagcttgGGACTAGTGATGAGTTGACTCGCAACACCGACTCGACGTTTCTGACCACCTGAGATACCCTTGCGAATGGGCGTTCCAATAAGAGTGTTGGCTTGTTCGACTAGACCGAAAGACTCAAGGAGGTTGTTGATGCGGACGATCCGTTCTTTCTTAGACAAAGAGCTATCCAAGGTCAGATACTATCTGGAAGCTGAGCATACAAGATGCTTACCCCGAGCTGGCGAGCCGCGATGAGAACTCGAGGGTTTCTCGAACAGTTAACGAGCCAATGAGAGCATCTTCCTGTTCAACGAAGCACGAAACTTCTCTGAACTCGGCAAGTGATAAATGTCTTCCGTTGATGTTAACTTCTGCTTCAACACTGCTTGCATTCGTTGGACGGCGTGCTAGTACGTTAAGAAGTGTTGTTTTTCCGCAACCTGAAGGACCCATAAGGGCGCAAATCTCGCCTGTAAATTCATTAGCTTTGTATCACTGAAGAATGGCGGTCACCACAAACCTGCTTCGACTATCCCTTCGACATTATCAACAATTGCCTTGGGCTGTTTTGTCTCTCTGTCTTTGACTGTTACAGTGACGTTGCGCCAAGTGAAATTCTTGattgtggtgttgagaagatgcttCTCTGCGACAGGACGTTGCTCTGAGTCCATGCTGTTGTCCAAGTCGGATAACTTACGCACTGTCATTTTGATGGCTTCACGATTAAGTAGTGGAGATAAAGGGGGTTAGAGAGCACTAGTGAATGTAGCAATTGAGTGTTTCAGTGATGTCAAGAAAAGACAGTTTGCACCttaggtttttatatatgAGTAAACACTGCAGTCACCAGGAGAAATCAATTCAAGAGGACAGAAGAGAGACTGTCTCATCTTTCGGCGTCTTGACTATAGCCCGTGTCATCCACCAATTTTCAGCTGAAGCAAAAGGTGCGCGGATGGTAAAATTTGATTGCTTACTCAAACTCCGCCACTACCATTTTGGGACTTTGAGCTGACGTATGTGTTACTGCTTTTATTGCTCTACAGCCTGTTAAAGCTGGACATGTCTCCGAATGGAAGCGGACGATAAacaagaagcagaggaggaaTGCCGATATCCGAGATCCGGCTCATCTCTCATATCTAGATTCTCTGTATGTATAGTGACCAACTGCCGGATTATCAGATAATCGCAAGCTTGCAGGTGGTGGGTGAAACTGGACCCATATGCATGTAAGCAATCTCGGGGTCTAGATTATTTCTTTTCGTATTACCCATGCATGTGAATTCAGCTTCTGAGTAAGATTTTACCCAGTTCCTGAATCCGTCCCGACTTGTTGGCTCCTTCATGTGATTGGCTCGTGATAGCTTAACTCCCGAGTAATAGGGCTGAGTCTCGACCAGGGTCGCCGACGGGCCGAAGACTCGACATCGCCGAGGGCCGTTTTAAACAGCGACGGCAAgaatataaagcttattctTGATCTACATTAGAAATCCCGTGTCTTTGATATCTGAGAGTCAAGCCGACTTATCCggccttcctcttcttcaactcagcATTCTCACGTCACAGAGATATCGTACAAATAGATGCCATGCCGGGAATAACATGTATCCTCAAATTTCTAAATAGGGCTACAATACTCTGTACATAATTAACAGTCTAACTACTTCTCATCACACATGTACTTCTTTGCATCTGTGCATCTTGTCCATTGCAACAATACATCAAAGTCTCTCTGCTCGAAGCCACCAGCCAAAACGCCATGCTTTAAATCAAGTTTCAAGCACAATTCTTTCTTGGAAGCCCTGTAGTGTTTAATTCCATTGCTTGTTCCCAGGATCGGTCCAATGACCCATCATACCAGGCACAACCTGCATATCCTCAAACTCGTGAATCATAGCGTCGTCCGCCGCAATCCTATCCATCGCTTCATCATGAGTCATACTGATCCAAAACTGGGGCAATACCCTATACTGCTTCTTGACCTGGTAGATGCTTCGAGCCATGCTCTTCACAGAACTACTCTCTCGCTCTGAAGCGCTCCATACTAAAGACATTCGTGAGAGGGCACCAATGTTCAGGCGGAGCACCTGGCGTAAGTTGTTCTCGGTATCGGGTGTAAATATAGCCCATCTGTTGAGGTGAATTACAGATGACATTGTAACCACGTAACTGAAGAAGTGACTGTGAGAAAGTAGCGAGACACGATGGGTGACAAGCTTGCTGATCTCTGTTGCGGCTTGTATTATGTTCTTCGTATGGTTGTTGAAATCGTCTCTTGACGACACAGAATCATATTGGTCGGTTTGGTTGTTTGACCGGCTCAATATTGAGTTCAGCTGTGAGTATggttgatgaagcagaatCGAGGTAGCATGGGTTATCATGTGAGCTTGAAAGAGCATCTCATCAAGATGGCCATATTGCCGTAAAGCGTCTGCCTTTGACTTGGGTAAGCTGACTCGCCAACTCGTCAACATCGTCTGAATATTTCTGAGGCTTTCGTCGTCGGGTCCAGAAACGGGAGGGATTCTCAAGAGCCGTCCGAGGTTTTGAGTCGCTTGTATTCGATACGCGAAAGATGAAAACCCCTGGCTTGTACCGGAGAAGTCACTCTCATTCATATCCCTGAGATACATTGGCTCGGGAATGTCCTATACAGGCAATCGTGTCAGAGAGATTCTACCGTATGAAGAAATTAATATCTTACACCAGACAGATATTCATATTCCTCACAAGGCAAGGCAACATCAGAAGCTACATCGAACAGCAAAAAGTTCGTACTTCGATGGACTCCAGCGATTAGCCCGTCCACAATGAAAAGCTCCCACCACGTCCGCCTCCAACTCTCTTCCATCATTGGAATACCTCTCCCGTAAGTAGTCGCATATGATCTCGTATTGAGACCAATATCCACAGAAATTCTCTCGAGTCCAGATAATATTTGTCGAGCTTGCTCCTGTTGGCCTTGTCCATCCAACCCGATCAGAAGGAGTAACAAAGCCTGTACAAGGAACCCGTCCTTTCGACGACGCGGTTCGTATATAAGTTGATGAGCTTCCTGGAAGAAACGGCCCCGCTCTGAACATGCTGGAATATGTAATGAGCCAATCCAGCGCATTACAGCGAGTACGGGCATCACAGAACTCTCGTGAGAGATCATCAGAAGTGACTCCTTCGGGAACACAAAAGGATGCGCGGCATGGAAATGGTTGTAAAACGAGTCTATACAGCGTTCGGGTAGAGTCAGTGCAGGGACATGCGTCACGACATGTTCATGCTGTGGACTCGTGAACAAGTTGAACATATCAGTTGATGTATCTGCTGGATCGTAAGGCCCGAAGAAAGACATATCGCTCTCCATGCTGTTGCTAGCATCCAAGGCAGGGTCGAGTAAAGGTGTCGATAATGGCGAGTTTAACATGTCGTCGCCCATATTAGGACTCAAAAATAAGGATGAGCCCAGTGAAGCAGAACGTTCTGGTCTTGATGTCACTGAGCTTTCGCCACTGCGTGTTCTTGTTCGAGCTGGAGATACGCCATGTTTCTTGCCAGGCTTTTGAACGGTGTTTCTGCGAGGGCCTTTGTAGCCTCGTCTTGAAGCAACATAGACACAGTCAGAGCCAGAACTAAGGCAGCGAGAACAAGGATTTACACCATCGCACTTCAAATGTCTGCCCCTCTGAGAGAGAAATGATGTTAACAGCGGCTCTACCTCAATCCAAGAGACAGTACTTACACAAGCCAAACAAGCAGCTGGGACAGAAGTAACGCTCATACGACTACTCTCAGCCGTTGTAGATGTTGATCCACAAGGTGAAGCCCTCCCATCGACACCAGAGCTGGGCGAATTTGAGTTGGAAGACAGTTCATCATTTCCCGAGTATGTATCTTCTCTATTTGAGTTCGAGATTGTCTGGTGGAATGAGATTCTGGAGTTCATTGTCGGAGAATACCACATGTACGATGTGTTCAGAGGGTCAGAATAGAATGAGTAAGGTTGGGGAGAGGGGAACGGCGAGGAGAACTCGGAATGAGTTCCAGAGAAAGTCTTCCTTCTTTCGTCCATTGATGAGTGCTTCTTGGAGGATTGTTAGTGGTTTCAAGAGGTGAATTCGAGTTTCGATATAAGCCAATAGTGGGTATTTCGAGATTGAGGCTTTGCCGGTAG encodes the following:
- a CDS encoding murein transglycosylase, translating into MNKGQDIADKNFQAHWKRWINQTDLDEMLSYGLNTIRVPLGYWLKEDLVDDSEHFPKGGLEYLTQLCGWASDRGFYIILDLHGAPGAQEPNQPFTGQYAPTVGFYSDYNYGRAIEWLEWMTDIIHTKKEYRNVGMLGLVNEPLNWDKAVDSLRKTYYPKACSAIRKVEDKLKVTSNNRLHIHMMGSLWGSGKPTEFLRDTSFTAFDDHRYLKWDTSVEASHDAYIKKSCSDDRNTDGPTIVGEWLLAVPDDVEKTDAWNPQTQKEFYTKWFSAQVHAYEENTLGWVFWTWKASLGDDYRWSYRDAARTGVIPKDLDSLPSVC